One window of the Shewanella cyperi genome contains the following:
- a CDS encoding bifunctional hydroxymethylpyrimidine kinase/phosphomethylpyrimidine kinase, whose translation MEAKAKSIPEAFKKPIVWTIAGSDSGGGAGIQADLATINALGCHCCTIITALTAQSSVAVTLVEPVSDAMLLAQLETLLADMPPAAIKIGLLANQAQLNLLADWLATHVPQVALVLDPVMVASCGDTLQQGSGRLDFSPLFELATIITPNVAELAQMTGKEKLQNEVDWHQAATTLKARIGGSLFAKGGDLSLHGRLATEAEDLMLLGELNDCSPLHSNMGFRLTNPRVQTDNNHGSGCTLASAAAAFLAQGYVVPDALVLAKAYINHALALGYRSGAGPGPLGRPGWPESLEDFPAISPLAIDGAPKGQTVNEVPFATLEANLGIYPVVADIEQLKVLLKAGVKTIQFRLKQAATPGSEAELAVIRAIELGREYGAQLFINDHWQLALEHGAFGVHLGQEDLAGAPLGRLAEAGLALGLSSHGYFEALLALANQPSYLALGHIFPTPTKTMPSKPQGLERLRRYVATFAPRLPTVAIGGIDKHNLVDIRATGVNSAAVVRAICAHGAPDEALAELTALWEDGHGTF comes from the coding sequence ATGGAAGCCAAAGCCAAATCCATTCCCGAGGCCTTTAAGAAACCGATAGTTTGGACCATAGCCGGTTCCGACAGCGGCGGTGGCGCCGGTATTCAGGCGGATCTGGCGACCATCAATGCCCTGGGTTGCCACTGCTGCACAATAATCACGGCGCTGACCGCCCAAAGTTCGGTGGCCGTGACCCTGGTGGAGCCGGTATCCGATGCCATGTTGCTGGCCCAGCTGGAAACCTTGCTTGCCGACATGCCGCCCGCTGCCATCAAGATTGGTCTGTTGGCAAATCAGGCCCAGCTCAACTTGCTAGCGGATTGGTTGGCTACCCATGTGCCCCAGGTAGCCTTGGTGCTCGACCCCGTGATGGTGGCCAGCTGCGGCGATACATTGCAACAGGGCAGTGGTCGGCTCGATTTCAGTCCCTTGTTCGAGCTTGCCACCATCATCACCCCCAATGTGGCCGAACTGGCGCAGATGACGGGCAAGGAAAAACTTCAAAATGAGGTCGATTGGCACCAGGCGGCCACAACGCTCAAGGCAAGGATCGGGGGCAGCCTGTTTGCCAAGGGTGGCGATCTTTCCCTTCATGGGCGATTGGCCACCGAGGCCGAAGATCTGATGTTGCTGGGCGAGCTCAATGACTGCTCGCCGCTGCACAGCAACATGGGCTTCAGGCTCACCAACCCAAGGGTACAGACCGATAACAATCACGGCAGCGGCTGCACCCTGGCGAGCGCGGCTGCGGCCTTTTTGGCCCAGGGCTATGTGGTGCCCGATGCCCTGGTGCTGGCCAAGGCCTATATCAACCACGCATTGGCGCTGGGTTACAGATCAGGCGCAGGCCCCGGGCCCTTGGGTCGTCCGGGTTGGCCTGAGTCCCTGGAAGATTTCCCGGCCATTTCGCCTTTGGCAATCGATGGAGCCCCCAAAGGGCAAACGGTAAACGAAGTGCCCTTTGCCACGCTTGAGGCCAATCTTGGGATCTATCCCGTGGTGGCCGATATTGAGCAGCTAAAAGTACTGTTGAAGGCGGGGGTGAAGACAATTCAGTTCAGGCTCAAACAGGCTGCCACCCCGGGGTCAGAGGCGGAGCTGGCCGTTATTCGAGCCATTGAGTTGGGACGTGAATATGGTGCGCAACTCTTTATCAACGATCACTGGCAGCTCGCCCTGGAGCACGGCGCCTTCGGGGTCCATTTGGGCCAGGAAGATTTGGCCGGGGCGCCCTTGGGCAGGCTTGCCGAGGCGGGGCTGGCCCTCGGCCTATCCAGCCACGGCTACTTCGAGGCCCTGCTGGCACTGGCTAATCAGCCGAGCTACCTGGCCCTTGGGCATATTTTTCCAACCCCCACCAAGACCATGCCCTCCAAACCCCAGGGCCTTGAACGGCTGAGGCGTTATGTGGCCACCTTTGCCCCAAGGCTGCCGACCGTGGCCATTGGCGGAATAGACAAGCATAACCTGGTGGATATCCGCGCCACCGGCGTCAACAGCGCCGCCGTGGTGCGGGCCATCTGTGCCCACGGTGCACCGGATGAAGCCCTTGCGGAGCTGACCGCTTTGTGGGAGGACGGCCATGGGACTTTCTGA
- a CDS encoding HesA/MoeB/ThiF family protein translates to MGLSDRDFIRYSRQILLPECGEAGQVRLGQSRIAIVGCGGLGCSVAHQLAAAGIGHISLFDGDTVELSNLPRQLAYDDRDLGQGKAQVLAARLAHQYPGGTLSAAGAITAENVDSALAGNDLVLDCCDNFATRHRVNASCQRLNLPLISAAISGFEGQLLLVTPGEGPCYQCLYPEDTQSAGNCAAQGVLGPAVAVMASMQALLALQLLLGMDYAAGRLLRFNGLSLSWHEARLEPDPLCPICALRLGTSKTPDSQVIPQGRKNHVDHSV, encoded by the coding sequence ATGGGACTTTCTGACCGGGATTTTATCCGCTATTCGCGGCAGATATTGCTGCCGGAATGCGGCGAGGCGGGGCAAGTGCGTCTGGGGCAAAGTCGCATCGCCATAGTGGGCTGTGGCGGTTTGGGCTGCTCTGTGGCCCATCAGTTGGCCGCCGCCGGAATTGGCCACATAAGCCTGTTTGATGGCGATACGGTTGAACTGTCCAACCTGCCGAGGCAGTTGGCCTATGACGACAGGGATCTGGGCCAAGGGAAAGCGCAGGTGCTGGCCGCCAGGCTCGCTCACCAGTACCCGGGGGGCACGCTCAGCGCCGCCGGTGCCATCACTGCGGAAAACGTCGATTCTGCACTTGCTGGTAATGATTTGGTGCTCGATTGCTGCGACAACTTTGCGACCCGCCACAGGGTTAACGCAAGTTGCCAGCGTTTGAATCTGCCCCTTATCAGCGCCGCCATCAGCGGCTTTGAAGGGCAACTGCTCCTTGTTACACCCGGTGAAGGACCCTGTTACCAGTGCCTGTATCCGGAAGATACCCAAAGCGCCGGCAATTGCGCCGCCCAGGGCGTGCTGGGGCCCGCAGTGGCTGTGATGGCCTCGATGCAGGCGCTGCTGGCGCTGCAGTTGTTGCTGGGGATGGACTACGCTGCCGGGCGTCTGCTGCGTTTCAATGGCCTAAGCCTCAGTTGGCATGAGGCCAGGCTGGAACCGGATCCCCTGTGTCCCATTTGCGCCTTAAGGCTTGGTACTTCTAAAACCCCAGACTCACAAGTTATCCCCCAAGGGAGAAAGAACCATGTTGACCATTCAGTTTAA
- the thiS gene encoding sulfur carrier protein ThiS, with amino-acid sequence MLTIQFNGESLQLPAGLSLDAFLEHQAIRPQQVALVLNGTVVPRHRWTHLHLAEADRLDCFAAVAGG; translated from the coding sequence ATGTTGACCATTCAGTTTAACGGCGAGTCGTTGCAGTTGCCTGCGGGACTCAGCCTGGATGCCTTTCTAGAGCATCAAGCAATCCGGCCCCAGCAGGTGGCCCTGGTGCTGAACGGTACTGTGGTGCCAAGGCATCGCTGGACGCACCTGCATCTTGCCGAGGCCGACCGCCTTGATTGCTTTGCCGCCGTGGCGGGAGGTTGA
- a CDS encoding thiazole synthase, giving the protein MLTIANQQFSSRLFSGTGKFASSALMQQAIAASGTELVTLALKRIDLSQGRDDILQPLLERGVKLLPNTSGARNAKEAILAANLARELLGTHWLKLEIHPDPRYLMPDPMETFEAAKELVSQGFAVLPYVHADPVLCRRLEEIGCAAVMPLASPIGSNQGLESRAFLKIIIEQANIPVVVDAGIGSPSQACEAMELGADAVLVNTAIASSADPVRMAAAFARAVECGREAYLAGLGARGVQASHTSPLTAFLGVE; this is encoded by the coding sequence ATGCTGACCATTGCCAATCAGCAATTTTCATCAAGATTGTTTAGCGGTACCGGCAAATTTGCCTCTTCGGCGCTGATGCAACAGGCCATAGCCGCCAGCGGCACCGAGCTGGTGACCCTGGCGCTCAAGCGCATCGATCTCAGCCAGGGCCGCGATGACATTTTGCAGCCGCTGCTGGAGCGGGGCGTGAAATTGTTGCCCAACACCTCAGGTGCACGCAACGCCAAGGAAGCGATACTCGCAGCGAACCTGGCGCGGGAACTGCTGGGTACTCACTGGCTGAAACTGGAGATCCACCCGGATCCCCGATATCTGATGCCCGATCCCATGGAAACCTTCGAGGCGGCAAAGGAGCTGGTGTCCCAGGGCTTTGCGGTCTTGCCCTATGTCCACGCCGATCCTGTGCTGTGCCGACGCCTGGAGGAGATTGGCTGCGCCGCCGTCATGCCGCTGGCGAGCCCCATAGGCTCCAATCAGGGGCTGGAGAGCAGGGCGTTTTTAAAGATCATCATAGAGCAGGCCAACATTCCTGTGGTGGTGGATGCCGGCATAGGTTCGCCGTCCCAGGCCTGTGAGGCGATGGAGCTTGGCGCCGACGCCGTGCTGGTCAATACCGCCATTGCCTCCAGCGCCGATCCAGTGCGTATGGCGGCGGCCTTTGCACGGGCGGTGGAGTGTGGCCGTGAGGCCTATTTGGCGGGTCTAGGCGCCCGGGGCGTTCAGGCCAGCCACACCAGCCCCCTGACCGCATTTCTGGGAGTCGAATGA
- the thiH gene encoding 2-iminoacetate synthase ThiH, which yields MMQLASGIVVAETQIGKVRLNEYRPEQPGFSSHFDALDTDRLRLGIYSATEADVERALRQPERLESLMALLSPAAGPYLETMAQLSVAATRKRFGANIGLYLPLYLSNLCANECDYCGFTMGNRIKRKTLNDEELAREMAIIKGRGFDSVLLVSGEHETKVGMDYFRRILPSVKQQFSHLAMEVQPLAEGEYRELVSLGLDAVMVYQETYQRRTYAAHHTRGRKSDFNWRLDTPDRLARAGVDKIGLGVLLGLDDWRLDALVMGHHLHYLERRHWRSRYSISLPRLRPCVGGVPPKVELSDRGLVQLICAFRLFSESLDISLSTRESPELRDNLFSLGVTQVSAGSATSPGGYAAPQSQLDQFEISDERTVDLVVAELQLRGLNPVFKDWERSWIAG from the coding sequence ATGATGCAACTCGCCAGCGGGATAGTGGTCGCTGAGACGCAGATCGGCAAAGTCCGATTGAATGAGTACCGCCCCGAGCAACCCGGGTTTTCCAGCCACTTTGATGCGCTTGATACGGACAGGCTGAGGCTTGGGATCTATTCGGCCACTGAGGCCGATGTGGAGCGGGCGCTCAGGCAGCCAGAGCGGCTTGAGAGCCTGATGGCGCTGCTGTCACCGGCCGCCGGGCCTTATCTGGAAACCATGGCACAGCTGAGTGTTGCCGCCACCCGCAAACGCTTTGGCGCCAACATTGGCCTGTATTTGCCGCTGTATTTGTCAAACCTCTGTGCCAACGAGTGCGATTACTGCGGCTTTACCATGGGCAACAGGATCAAACGCAAGACCCTCAATGATGAGGAATTAGCGCGGGAGATGGCCATTATCAAGGGCAGGGGCTTTGACTCTGTGCTGCTGGTGTCCGGCGAGCATGAGACCAAGGTCGGTATGGACTATTTCCGCCGAATTTTGCCCTCGGTCAAGCAGCAATTCTCACACCTGGCCATGGAGGTGCAACCGCTGGCGGAGGGCGAATACCGCGAGTTGGTGTCTCTGGGGCTTGATGCCGTGATGGTCTACCAGGAAACCTATCAGCGCCGCACCTATGCCGCCCACCACACCCGCGGTCGCAAGTCGGACTTTAACTGGCGCCTGGATACCCCGGACAGACTGGCCCGGGCCGGGGTCGATAAGATTGGTCTTGGCGTCTTGCTGGGGCTCGATGACTGGCGCCTGGATGCGCTGGTGATGGGCCATCATCTGCACTATCTGGAGCGGCGCCATTGGCGCAGCCGTTACAGTATTTCCCTGCCGAGACTCAGGCCCTGTGTCGGCGGTGTACCGCCCAAGGTGGAACTGAGCGATCGCGGCCTGGTGCAGCTCATCTGTGCCTTTCGCCTGTTCAGTGAGTCACTGGATATCAGCCTGTCGACCCGTGAAAGTCCTGAGCTCAGGGATAACTTGTTTTCCCTTGGCGTGACCCAGGTCAGCGCCGGCAGTGCCACCTCGCCGGGGGGCTATGCTGCGCCCCAATCACAGCTCGACCAGTTTGAGATAAGCGATGAACGGACCGTGGATCTGGTGGTGGCAGAGTTGCAGCTCAGGGGGCTTAATCCGGTATTCAAGGATTGGGAAAGAAGTTGGATAGCGGGATAA
- a CDS encoding chemotaxis protein — translation MQIPSAIASGINGFNSAQNSLAQATVDVARPEVPAEQAALQSPPVDKTEALIQATQAVTQAEASAEVIDRADETLGTIIDISV, via the coding sequence ATGCAGATCCCATCCGCGATCGCTTCCGGCATTAACGGTTTTAACAGTGCCCAAAACAGTCTGGCCCAGGCTACGGTCGACGTGGCCAGGCCCGAAGTACCTGCCGAACAGGCGGCGTTGCAATCGCCACCGGTGGACAAGACAGAGGCGCTGATCCAGGCCACCCAGGCCGTCACTCAGGCCGAAGCTTCCGCTGAAGTGATTGACAGGGCCGATGAGACCCTGGGAACCATAATCGATATCAGCGTGTAA
- a CDS encoding putative metalloprotease CJM1_0395 family protein, translating to MEPLALNIPGSASFAATPLPSTTVRQGGAAATQSNTPAVIPKHISKPAPTAAPTATVSEKTVTQQTFGKPQTNQYSMNFGPQSAAAILSRQAAKEGDTDNSVADNGNAVKPFAPVFGGQGSGDGAEPAERAVVDPFQRSTPAQTSQSEDETAAVFADEAEADPVKSAAAAKEQAKLAREQQEIEQLEARDAEVRTHEQAHASVGGQFARSPNLTFEKGPDGKRYAVDGEVSIDIAPVNGNPQATINKMQQVYAAAMAPVNPSAADLQVAAEALRNIEVAKRELRDARLEAAPAPEQLKPLYDAKSDIEEQPELEPVKPSLGGRSVDAEGELVSSARDTNPASELIDTIMAKVANERGPLFEERSSDNAAVTAAANSSINLSPPKAILAYRNTQQMGQGNPAQPLQGELGTLVRDEDLFGRAFGLDERVPSRQGLGVSV from the coding sequence ATGGAACCATTGGCGCTGAACATCCCTGGCTCGGCGTCATTCGCCGCAACCCCCTTGCCGTCGACAACCGTGCGGCAAGGTGGAGCTGCAGCAACCCAATCAAACACCCCTGCGGTCATTCCCAAGCACATAAGCAAGCCTGCGCCAACCGCAGCGCCCACGGCAACCGTTTCCGAAAAAACCGTCACTCAGCAGACATTCGGAAAACCGCAAACCAATCAGTACAGCATGAATTTTGGTCCCCAATCGGCGGCGGCTATTCTCAGCCGCCAGGCAGCCAAAGAAGGGGACACAGATAACAGCGTTGCCGACAACGGAAACGCTGTTAAGCCTTTTGCCCCCGTTTTTGGCGGGCAGGGTAGCGGTGATGGTGCAGAACCTGCGGAAAGGGCGGTTGTCGATCCGTTTCAGCGATCAACACCGGCCCAGACATCACAATCAGAAGACGAAACGGCCGCTGTTTTTGCCGATGAAGCCGAAGCCGATCCTGTAAAGTCCGCTGCGGCGGCGAAGGAGCAAGCCAAACTTGCGCGAGAGCAGCAGGAAATTGAGCAACTTGAGGCCCGAGATGCTGAAGTCCGCACACACGAGCAGGCCCATGCCTCCGTGGGGGGCCAATTTGCCCGCAGTCCCAATCTGACCTTTGAGAAGGGGCCCGACGGCAAACGCTATGCCGTGGATGGCGAAGTGTCGATAGACATAGCCCCGGTGAACGGTAATCCCCAGGCCACCATCAACAAGATGCAGCAGGTGTATGCCGCCGCCATGGCGCCGGTCAATCCCTCTGCGGCGGATCTGCAGGTGGCCGCTGAGGCGCTGCGTAATATTGAAGTTGCCAAGCGTGAACTGAGGGATGCAAGGCTGGAAGCCGCGCCGGCACCGGAGCAATTGAAGCCGCTGTATGATGCCAAGAGCGACATTGAAGAACAGCCGGAATTGGAACCCGTCAAGCCGAGTCTCGGTGGTCGCAGCGTGGATGCCGAAGGTGAACTGGTATCGTCTGCACGGGACACCAATCCTGCCTCGGAACTCATCGATACCATAATGGCCAAAGTGGCCAATGAAAGGGGCCCTTTGTTTGAGGAGCGCAGTTCCGATAATGCCGCAGTAACAGCGGCCGCGAACAGCAGTATCAATCTCAGCCCGCCCAAAGCGATTTTGGCCTATCGCAATACCCAGCAAATGGGCCAGGGTAACCCGGCGCAGCCACTGCAGGGTGAACTTGGCACCTTGGTACGGGATGAAGATCTCTTTGGCCGGGCCTTCGGCCTGGATGAACGGGTGCCTTCAAGACAGGGATTGGGCGTTAGCGTCTGA
- a CDS encoding LysR family transcriptional regulator, translating into MSRAKSTLEQWRILQAVVDHGGYAQAAEALNKSQSSLNHAVAKLQHQLGIELLEVRGRKAHLTPQGEVLLRRSRHLTQMVGELEQLAGNLEQGWEPSLTVGRELIYPMEHLVCALARFLPLCRGTRVTVLDSVITGTHELIQENKVDIAICGGQPPKGYLAEPLCEIEMILLCSPQHPLASLPAPLDDKELARHLQLVIKDTALKSPKELGWLKAEQRWTLSNFHEALAILKRGMGFCWLPLHLVEQELEMGELVRLQLQGSSARRVPLSLVIPNRDRQGPAARLLEQLILERHGKGQETVETEQTRDETND; encoded by the coding sequence ATGTCACGAGCAAAATCCACTCTGGAGCAATGGCGTATTCTGCAGGCGGTCGTCGATCACGGGGGCTATGCCCAGGCCGCCGAGGCACTCAACAAGAGCCAATCCTCCCTTAACCATGCGGTCGCCAAACTGCAGCACCAGCTTGGTATCGAACTTCTGGAAGTGCGCGGCCGCAAGGCCCATCTGACGCCACAGGGGGAAGTGTTGCTCAGGCGCTCCCGCCATTTGACCCAGATGGTGGGAGAGCTGGAACAGCTGGCAGGAAATCTTGAGCAGGGCTGGGAACCCAGCCTGACCGTGGGCCGGGAACTCATTTACCCCATGGAGCACCTGGTCTGTGCCCTAGCCCGTTTTCTGCCCCTTTGCCGTGGCACCCGGGTGACTGTGCTTGATTCGGTGATCACCGGCACCCACGAACTTATCCAGGAGAACAAGGTCGACATCGCCATATGCGGTGGTCAGCCGCCAAAGGGCTATCTGGCCGAGCCACTTTGCGAAATAGAGATGATACTGCTGTGCTCTCCGCAGCACCCGCTGGCCTCTTTGCCAGCCCCTCTGGACGACAAGGAGCTGGCCCGCCACCTGCAATTGGTTATCAAGGATACGGCGCTCAAGAGCCCCAAGGAACTTGGCTGGCTGAAGGCCGAGCAGCGCTGGACCCTGTCGAACTTTCACGAAGCCTTGGCCATCCTTAAGCGCGGCATGGGGTTCTGTTGGTTGCCGCTGCATTTGGTGGAACAGGAATTGGAAATGGGCGAATTGGTGCGATTGCAATTACAGGGCAGCAGCGCCAGACGGGTTCCCTTGTCTCTGGTGATCCCCAATCGTGACCGTCAGGGACCGGCTGCCAGACTGTTGGAACAATTGATCCTTGAGCGGCATGGCAAGGGGCAGGAAACGGTTGAGACCGAACAGACAAGGGATGAAACCAATGATTAA
- a CDS encoding M3 family metallopeptidase translates to MRNSISALLLGLSLPLAQAAANESTLGLDPVALLSQQCLTISLSLPDLTDQDSEQLAATWERTTLGMHNVLDQVEFYRQQPLAAEGHQALLGCQLHLADEFAKLTGTAAFSHLLHGLGDTSPSSALARRLQAIAPLAPMPEDDKVRLHLAEAGFRQALARQDYQLEISDQACQLPETNDEISPSIDKRMARYLLKQTNEQCRYQAWSAYQERHNTLAAMALTEIKALRQREARRLGYSDYASLSLARSYLKQPAVAMAFLTGLGDTPQPAPWNIARDLAASQSTKAEPVPLERELDSIGKVLGQLGIRTEWLQGHVIRFWHGPRLLGDLFWREENTIRFAPLRIPVVGHQFAQGQLTAPAAIAGYSKKAALIRAIAECLELFAAGGKHYLLNRGGEESDLARLPSAWLTAWLLREQGDGPDERDQLATNYQRALHRFRAIEALSFYGSDEDSAPTQTSLLNPFDSRKPLPATFAHQFTGLISEGPAYYDRLLTDSLATYLLEYCLLSPEATFAELAANEQQRTLPERLSSLLGGDVSPKALVSRLIAGTDKQPITVAR, encoded by the coding sequence ATGCGAAACAGCATTTCAGCACTGCTGCTCGGCCTTAGTTTGCCGCTGGCCCAAGCAGCGGCCAATGAGTCAACGCTGGGGTTGGATCCCGTCGCCCTGTTGAGTCAGCAATGTTTAACCATCAGTTTGTCACTGCCGGATCTGACAGACCAGGACAGTGAACAACTGGCAGCCACCTGGGAGCGCACCACCCTGGGTATGCACAACGTACTGGATCAGGTGGAGTTTTACCGGCAACAACCTTTGGCCGCCGAAGGCCATCAGGCGTTGCTTGGCTGTCAGCTGCATCTTGCCGATGAATTTGCAAAACTGACCGGCACCGCAGCCTTTTCTCATTTGCTCCACGGGCTCGGCGATACCAGCCCGTCCTCCGCCCTGGCCAGGCGCTTGCAGGCCATAGCCCCGCTGGCGCCCATGCCGGAGGACGACAAGGTTCGCTTGCACCTGGCCGAGGCCGGATTCCGGCAAGCGCTGGCCCGTCAGGATTACCAGCTGGAAATTAGCGATCAGGCATGTCAGCTCCCCGAGACCAACGACGAAATCTCCCCCTCCATAGACAAGCGCATGGCAAGGTACCTGCTGAAGCAGACCAATGAACAATGCCGCTATCAGGCCTGGTCTGCTTATCAGGAAAGGCACAATACCCTGGCCGCCATGGCGCTTACCGAAATCAAGGCATTGCGACAGCGGGAGGCCCGGCGTCTGGGCTATTCTGACTACGCCAGCCTGAGTTTGGCACGCAGCTATTTGAAACAGCCCGCTGTCGCCATGGCATTTCTTACCGGTCTTGGGGACACCCCACAGCCCGCTCCCTGGAATATCGCCAGAGATCTTGCCGCCAGTCAGTCCACCAAGGCCGAGCCCGTTCCCCTGGAACGTGAACTGGACAGCATAGGCAAAGTGCTTGGCCAGCTTGGGATCCGCACCGAGTGGCTGCAGGGGCACGTTATCCGCTTTTGGCATGGCCCGCGGCTGCTGGGGGATCTCTTTTGGCGGGAGGAAAATACAATCCGCTTCGCGCCGCTGCGCATACCGGTTGTGGGTCACCAATTTGCCCAGGGTCAGCTGACGGCACCGGCCGCTATTGCGGGTTACAGCAAGAAAGCGGCCTTGATAAGGGCCATTGCCGAGTGCCTGGAATTGTTCGCCGCCGGCGGCAAACATTACCTGCTTAATCGCGGTGGTGAAGAAAGCGATCTTGCCCGCTTGCCAAGTGCCTGGTTAACAGCCTGGCTACTCCGGGAACAGGGGGATGGGCCGGACGAGCGGGATCAGTTGGCCACCAATTACCAGCGCGCACTCCACCGTTTTCGCGCCATTGAGGCGCTGTCGTTTTATGGCAGCGACGAGGACAGCGCACCTACCCAAACCTCTCTGCTGAATCCCTTTGATAGCCGCAAACCGCTGCCGGCGACGTTCGCTCACCAGTTTACCGGTCTTATCAGCGAGGGCCCGGCCTACTATGACAGGCTGCTGACCGACAGTTTGGCCACTTACCTGCTTGAATACTGTCTGCTGTCCCCCGAAGCGACCTTTGCGGAACTGGCCGCCAATGAACAGCAGCGGACATTGCCTGAGCGCCTGTCGAGCCTGCTGGGTGGGGACGTATCCCCCAAGGCGCTGGTCAGCAGATTAATAGCCGGCACGGATAAACAACCGATTACTGTGGCCAGGTAA
- a CDS encoding alpha-L-glutamate ligase-like protein, with amino-acid sequence MNFAWPWELRRAGVLNMNKRNIDYIGRYNPRKFYKRVDDKLMTKQLALANDMAVPALIGVVREQHEISEIPEMVDGLGGFVIKPAKGSGGKGILVITKVEQGRYFKPSGAEITPSDIDRHVSNILSGLFSLGGKPDVALVEGLIEFDPVFEGYSYEGVPDIRLIVFKGFPVMGMLRLSTAASDGKANLHQGAVGVGLDIATGKGLRAVQFNQPIERHPDTDHILTDIQVPHWDVLLQTAASAYEMCELGYLGTDMVLDSRRGPLLLELNARPGLSIQIANGQGILPRLKHIESLGNCRMSVDDRVSYAKQHFSTAARP; translated from the coding sequence ATGAACTTTGCCTGGCCCTGGGAACTGCGCCGCGCCGGTGTGCTGAACATGAACAAGCGCAATATCGACTACATAGGGCGCTATAACCCCCGTAAGTTTTACAAGCGGGTGGATGACAAACTCATGACCAAGCAATTGGCACTGGCCAACGATATGGCCGTGCCGGCACTGATTGGCGTGGTACGTGAGCAGCACGAAATCAGCGAAATCCCGGAAATGGTCGATGGCCTTGGGGGCTTTGTGATCAAACCCGCCAAGGGCTCAGGTGGCAAGGGCATACTGGTGATCACCAAGGTGGAACAGGGGCGCTATTTCAAACCCAGCGGCGCCGAGATCACTCCGTCCGACATCGACAGACACGTCTCCAATATTCTCAGCGGTCTGTTTTCCCTGGGTGGCAAGCCGGACGTGGCGTTGGTGGAAGGGCTTATCGAGTTTGATCCCGTGTTCGAAGGCTACAGCTATGAAGGCGTACCGGACATACGTCTGATCGTCTTCAAGGGCTTCCCCGTGATGGGCATGTTGCGCCTGTCAACCGCCGCCTCAGATGGCAAGGCCAACCTGCACCAGGGCGCCGTCGGTGTCGGTCTGGATATCGCCACCGGCAAGGGCCTGCGGGCGGTGCAATTCAATCAGCCAATAGAACGCCATCCGGACACGGATCATATACTGACCGACATTCAGGTGCCCCACTGGGATGTGTTGCTGCAAACTGCCGCCAGTGCCTATGAAATGTGCGAACTGGGCTATTTGGGTACCGATATGGTGCTCGATTCCCGCCGCGGCCCCCTGTTGCTTGAGCTCAATGCCCGTCCCGGGCTGTCGATTCAAATTGCCAATGGTCAGGGCATACTGCCACGCCTCAAACACATAGAATCCCTTGGCAATTGCCGCATGTCAGTGGACGACAGGGTTAGTTATGCGAAACAGCATTTCAGCACTGCTGCTCGGCCTTAG